The Geobacter sp. genome has a window encoding:
- the rpsF gene encoding 30S ribosomal protein S6 — protein sequence MIRMYETIFIVQPELVDDELKGLTTKVQDVVATMKGDLRKLDDWGLRKLAYPIDKFNRGRYFYLRTDGDAAMIAELERRLRLDDKVIRYQTVKLEKETVAPAAAQPAAPEAAAAEEPAAAE from the coding sequence ATGATTAGGATGTACGAGACGATTTTCATCGTCCAGCCTGAACTGGTAGATGATGAGCTCAAAGGGCTCACTACCAAGGTTCAGGACGTTGTAGCCACCATGAAGGGTGACCTGAGGAAGCTTGACGACTGGGGGCTCAGGAAACTGGCCTACCCCATCGACAAGTTCAACCGCGGCCGCTACTTCTATCTCCGCACCGACGGCGATGCCGCAATGATCGCCGAACTGGAGCGCCGTCTCCGTCTTGACGACAAGGTGATCCGTTACCAGACCGTCAAGCTGGAGAAGGAAACCGTGGCCCCGGCTGCAGCCCAGCCGGCAGCCCCCGAGGCAGCAGCTGCCGAAGAGCCGGCAGCAGCCGAATAA
- a CDS encoding EAL domain-containing protein, which produces MGERELFIGRQPILDRKQRIVGFELLFRAGDHQHADITDYLQACASVINEALTEFGMQGLLGRHKGYINMVTPLLMSESVELLPREQVVIELIESVPLYDQDVVQRCQELKAKGFTLALDDHCFDAGLESFYPLVDVIKIDVLNKGRDDLRQVVESFSRWSVTLVAEKVETEEQFQTCRDLGFDLFQGYYFARPVVLRKNSLEPGEAIILKLIKQVLADDDISHIEETFRRHPNLTYNLLRLVNSVGVGVRQKISSVRHAITVLGREQLLRWLQLAIYASRDVRGSQNPLLEIAAMRGRLMELLEQGRAGNTPGLQADSAFMAGVLSLLDVLFRVPMTELAEGLNLSDEIHLALLDRKGELGTLLALVERLEQYDFSSASDLVQKLGISNERLLAAEVEAIKWSSRLIE; this is translated from the coding sequence ATGGGTGAGCGGGAACTGTTCATAGGCCGTCAGCCGATCCTCGACCGGAAGCAGCGGATCGTCGGGTTCGAGCTCCTGTTCCGGGCCGGCGATCACCAGCATGCCGACATCACCGATTATCTCCAGGCCTGCGCCAGCGTCATCAACGAGGCCCTGACCGAATTCGGCATGCAGGGGCTTCTGGGGCGTCACAAGGGGTACATCAACATGGTCACTCCCCTGTTGATGTCCGAGAGCGTGGAACTGCTCCCCCGTGAACAGGTGGTGATCGAGCTGATCGAATCGGTGCCGCTGTACGACCAGGATGTGGTCCAGCGCTGCCAGGAACTCAAGGCCAAGGGGTTCACCCTCGCTCTGGACGATCACTGCTTCGATGCGGGGCTGGAATCGTTCTACCCCCTGGTGGATGTCATCAAGATCGACGTGCTCAATAAGGGGAGAGACGATCTCAGGCAGGTCGTGGAGAGTTTCAGTCGCTGGTCAGTGACCCTGGTGGCGGAAAAGGTGGAGACCGAAGAGCAGTTCCAGACCTGCCGGGACCTGGGGTTCGACCTGTTCCAGGGCTATTATTTCGCCCGGCCCGTGGTGCTGCGCAAGAACAGCCTCGAACCCGGCGAAGCGATCATCCTCAAGCTGATCAAGCAGGTGCTTGCCGATGACGATATCTCGCATATCGAGGAGACCTTCCGCCGGCATCCCAACCTGACCTATAACCTCCTGCGGTTGGTGAATTCCGTCGGGGTTGGCGTGCGCCAGAAGATCAGCTCGGTCCGGCATGCCATCACGGTCCTGGGGCGCGAGCAGCTGCTCCGCTGGCTGCAGCTGGCGATCTATGCCAGTCGCGACGTACGGGGATCGCAGAACCCGCTGCTGGAGATCGCTGCCATGCGCGGCAGGCTGATGGAACTCCTGGAGCAGGGGAGGGCAGGGAACACACCCGGGCTCCAGGCCGATTCCGCGTTCATGGCCGGGGTCCTCTCCCTCCTCGACGTCCTCTTCCGGGTGCCGATGACCGAGCTGGCAGAGGGGCTCAACCTCTCCGACGAGATCCATCTGGCGCTGCTCGACCGGAAGGGGGAGCTGGGAACCCTGCTGGCGCTTGTGGAGCGGCTGGAACAGTACGATTTTTCCTCGGCCTCGGACCTGGTGCAAAAGCTCGGGATCAGCAACGAACGGCTGCTGGCCGCCGAGGTGGAGGCGATCAAGTGGTCCAGCCGCCTGATCGAGTGA
- a CDS encoding TRAP transporter large permease subunit, translated as MTGPMMGLTGIGVMLLMLFFLRIPAAFVMMLVGFFGFAAATSFDAACSMLGSELWSSFSNYGLTVIPLFILVGEIVHYAGYNNGLYFATYKWFGHYRGGLAMTTIMASAAFSAISGSNTATAATMSAVAIPAMKEYKYHPLLNAGSVAAGATLGVLIPPSIVLVVYGLYTGQSIGKLFFGNVIPSAVLTTLILATVVVICRLHPEWGPAGPKSGWRERFQALPEAIDILVLFGIIMYALFTGVVTATEAAAVSCFLALVICTLRRKLTWKKLGGAFIDTLRISCMVFMIVAGALIFAKFLTVTRLPAETAEWIGTLQLPNWMVLWMILICYIIGGCIMDALAFLLVSLPIFYPLVTQLGYDPIWFGQVITIVTTMGSIMPPIGICCYVVSGMSGIPLGTVFRSGLYYFPSYIISIVILMASPYWTVLVLSDLVR; from the coding sequence GTGACCGGTCCGATGATGGGCTTAACCGGCATTGGCGTCATGCTCCTGATGCTCTTTTTCCTCCGGATACCCGCGGCGTTCGTCATGATGCTGGTGGGATTCTTCGGTTTTGCCGCTGCCACCTCCTTTGACGCGGCCTGTTCCATGCTCGGGAGCGAGCTCTGGTCCAGTTTTTCCAATTACGGCCTGACGGTCATCCCGCTCTTCATCCTGGTGGGCGAGATTGTTCACTATGCCGGCTACAACAACGGCCTCTACTTTGCCACGTACAAGTGGTTCGGCCACTATCGGGGAGGGCTGGCCATGACCACCATCATGGCCTCGGCCGCCTTTTCCGCCATCAGTGGCTCCAACACCGCCACCGCCGCCACCATGAGCGCCGTGGCGATCCCGGCGATGAAGGAATACAAGTACCATCCGCTCCTGAACGCCGGGTCGGTGGCTGCCGGCGCCACCCTGGGGGTATTGATCCCGCCGAGCATCGTCCTGGTCGTCTACGGGCTCTATACCGGCCAGTCCATCGGCAAGCTCTTCTTCGGCAACGTCATCCCGAGCGCGGTGCTGACGACCCTGATCCTTGCCACCGTCGTCGTCATCTGCCGGCTGCACCCCGAATGGGGTCCGGCCGGGCCGAAGAGCGGCTGGCGCGAGCGTTTCCAGGCCCTGCCCGAGGCGATCGACATCCTGGTGCTGTTCGGCATCATCATGTACGCCCTTTTTACCGGCGTGGTCACCGCCACCGAGGCTGCGGCGGTCTCCTGCTTCCTGGCCCTGGTCATCTGCACCCTGCGGCGCAAGCTGACCTGGAAGAAGCTGGGGGGCGCCTTCATCGACACCCTGCGGATCTCCTGCATGGTTTTCATGATCGTGGCCGGGGCGCTCATCTTTGCCAAGTTTCTCACCGTCACCCGACTGCCGGCCGAGACGGCAGAGTGGATCGGCACCCTGCAGCTCCCCAACTGGATGGTGCTCTGGATGATCCTCATCTGCTACATCATCGGCGGCTGCATCATGGATGCCCTGGCATTCCTGCTGGTGTCACTCCCCATCTTCTACCCCCTGGTCACGCAGTTGGGGTATGATCCGATCTGGTTCGGCCAGGTGATCACCATCGTTACCACCATGGGTTCCATCATGCCCCCCATCGGCATCTGCTGCTATGTGGTATCCGGCATGTCGGGGATACCCCTCGGTACGGTTTTCAGGAGCGGGCTCTACTATTTCCCCTCCTATATCATCTCCATCGTCATCCTGATGGCTTCCCCCTACTGGACCGTTCTGGTGCTGTCCGACCTGGTACGTTGA
- a CDS encoding C4-dicarboxylate ABC transporter substrate-binding protein — protein sequence MKARTLLLALVTLLAALVGGASAETITLTYANFPPAATFPSVQMERWAKELEKRTGGKVKVKTFPGGTLLNAKNMLEGVTSGSADIGNFAMSYQPGRFPVSEAVDLYHGFTSATVASQVLFDLVQKYQPKEFEKVKVITLFTCPPTNIMTRNPVRKLADLKGVELRVAGTSAEVLKRLGGVPVAMPQSETPEAIQKGVVKGMISSLEILQDFKFAAYTPNVTIANLPVVSFAVVMNKSRWDALPADVKKAIDGLSREQAVWTGEYVDQHVREALAWSAREYKLQQFALSPAEQQQIGRLLAPMTDEYIRKVDAKGLNGRQIVTDVRALKAKYEKPAKLAKPAKKKK from the coding sequence ATGAAAGCACGCACCCTGTTACTCGCCCTCGTCACCCTGCTGGCCGCCCTGGTCGGGGGGGCCTCTGCCGAGACCATCACCCTGACCTATGCCAACTTCCCGCCGGCAGCGACCTTCCCGAGCGTCCAGATGGAGCGCTGGGCCAAGGAGCTCGAGAAACGGACCGGAGGCAAGGTGAAGGTGAAGACCTTCCCCGGCGGCACCCTGCTGAATGCCAAGAACATGCTGGAAGGGGTCACTTCGGGCTCCGCCGACATCGGCAACTTTGCCATGAGCTACCAGCCCGGCCGCTTCCCGGTATCCGAGGCAGTGGACCTCTACCACGGCTTCACCAGCGCCACGGTCGCCAGCCAGGTGCTGTTCGACCTGGTGCAGAAGTACCAGCCCAAGGAGTTCGAGAAGGTCAAGGTGATTACCCTCTTTACCTGCCCTCCCACCAACATCATGACCAGGAACCCGGTCAGAAAGCTCGCCGACCTGAAGGGGGTCGAGCTGCGGGTGGCAGGGACCAGCGCCGAGGTGCTGAAGCGTCTGGGCGGCGTTCCGGTGGCCATGCCCCAGTCCGAGACTCCGGAGGCGATCCAGAAAGGGGTGGTGAAGGGGATGATCTCGTCGCTGGAGATCCTCCAGGACTTCAAATTCGCCGCCTATACCCCCAATGTCACCATAGCCAACCTGCCGGTGGTCTCTTTTGCCGTGGTCATGAACAAGTCCCGGTGGGATGCGCTTCCGGCTGACGTCAAGAAGGCGATCGACGGGCTCTCCCGCGAGCAGGCGGTCTGGACCGGCGAGTATGTGGACCAGCACGTCAGGGAAGCCCTGGCCTGGTCGGCCAGGGAGTACAAGCTGCAGCAGTTCGCCCTGTCGCCGGCAGAGCAGCAGCAGATCGGCCGGCTTCTGGCCCCCATGACCGATGAATACATCCGAAAGGTGGACGCCAAGGGTTTGAACGGCAGGCAGATTGTCACCGACGTGCGGGCGCTGAAGGCGAAGTACGAGAAGCCGGCCAAGTTGGCAAAACCGGCGAAGAAAAAGAAATAG
- a CDS encoding PIN domain-containing protein: MIFDTDIFIWVQRGNTRAAALIDGAKDRFLSVQTYMELLQCAKDKQQQRLVKRFISDFRFSVLPLTENIGHRALVYIEEYGLSSGMRAGDAIIAATASENSMPLATGNAKHFKAVKELELKVFRP; this comes from the coding sequence ATGATCTTTGATACCGACATCTTCATCTGGGTTCAGCGAGGCAATACCAGGGCAGCCGCATTGATCGACGGAGCAAAGGACCGGTTTCTCTCCGTCCAGACCTATATGGAGCTGCTTCAGTGCGCTAAGGACAAACAGCAGCAACGCCTGGTGAAACGCTTTATCTCGGATTTCCGTTTTTCCGTACTGCCGCTGACGGAGAACATAGGCCACAGGGCGCTGGTTTACATCGAGGAATATGGCCTGTCGTCCGGCATGAGGGCGGGCGATGCCATCATTGCCGCCACCGCTTCGGAAAATTCCATGCCGCTGGCGACCGGCAATGCCAAGCATTTCAAGGCAGTCAAGGAGTTGGAATTGAAGGTGTTCAGGCCCTAG
- a CDS encoding AMP-binding protein produces MLKRFPPAATDAAGLAAHQLRGLQWTVRHAFENSPFYRDKLTAAGIVPDDIRSLDDLRRLPFITAQDLADGYPFALRSVPFESLVRIHASSGTTGKRKILCYTQKDIDDWQNMFARCYELAGLSREDRVQIAVGYGLWTAGIGFQLACERFGALAVPVGPGNLEMQTTFLIDLQATVFCCTASMGLLLAEEVHRKGLKDRLNLKKIILGAERSSSAMLDTMREFLGVEEIYDITGLTEVYGPGTGLSCSANHGIHYWADYYLLEVLDPETLEPAAPGEVGEMVYTTLGKEGAPLIRYRSRDLTRLIAGECPCGCTLPRHDRILGRSDDVVIFRGVNIYPGQVDEILNRVQGVGSEYQALFDHGADGRDYMLIRIERARNGEALPDEQVVKQIVSGVKHTLLVTCQVELLDNGVLPRSERKTKRIFDNRRFE; encoded by the coding sequence ATGCTGAAACGATTTCCCCCTGCCGCGACCGATGCTGCGGGCCTTGCGGCTCACCAGCTGCGGGGATTGCAATGGACGGTCAGGCACGCCTTTGAAAATTCGCCGTTTTATCGCGACAAGCTGACCGCCGCCGGGATCGTCCCCGACGACATCCGTTCGCTGGACGACCTGCGCCGTCTCCCCTTCATCACTGCCCAGGACCTTGCCGACGGCTACCCCTTTGCGCTCCGCTCCGTCCCCTTTGAGAGCCTGGTGCGGATTCACGCTTCCTCCGGGACCACCGGCAAGCGGAAGATCCTCTGCTACACCCAGAAGGACATCGACGACTGGCAGAACATGTTTGCCCGCTGTTACGAGCTGGCCGGGCTGAGCCGGGAGGACCGGGTCCAGATCGCCGTCGGCTACGGGCTCTGGACCGCCGGCATCGGTTTCCAGCTCGCCTGCGAGCGCTTCGGCGCCCTGGCCGTTCCGGTGGGGCCGGGCAACCTGGAGATGCAGACCACCTTCCTGATCGACCTGCAGGCGACGGTCTTCTGCTGCACCGCCTCCATGGGGCTCCTTTTGGCCGAGGAGGTGCACCGCAAGGGGCTGAAGGATCGACTCAACCTGAAGAAGATCATTCTCGGGGCCGAACGTTCCAGTTCTGCCATGCTCGATACCATGCGGGAGTTCCTGGGGGTGGAGGAGATCTACGACATTACCGGCCTCACCGAGGTCTACGGCCCCGGCACCGGACTCTCCTGCAGCGCGAACCATGGCATCCACTACTGGGCCGATTACTACCTCCTGGAGGTGCTCGATCCCGAGACCCTTGAGCCGGCGGCACCCGGCGAGGTGGGGGAGATGGTCTACACCACGCTGGGCAAGGAAGGGGCACCGCTCATCCGCTACCGTTCCCGCGACCTGACCCGGCTGATCGCCGGGGAGTGCCCCTGCGGCTGTACGCTGCCCCGTCATGACCGGATACTCGGCCGCTCCGACGACGTGGTCATCTTCCGCGGGGTCAATATCTATCCCGGCCAGGTGGACGAGATCCTCAACAGGGTCCAGGGGGTCGGCAGCGAATACCAGGCCCTGTTCGACCATGGTGCGGACGGTCGCGACTACATGCTGATCCGGATCGAGCGTGCCAGAAACGGCGAGGCCCTTCCCGACGAACAGGTGGTGAAGCAGATCGTCTCAGGTGTCAAGCACACCCTGCTGGTAACCTGCCAGGTAGAGCTGCTGGACAACGGCGTCCTGCCCCGGTCCGAGCGGAAGACGAAAAGGATTTTCGACAATCGGCGATTCGAATGA
- the rpsR gene encoding 30S ribosomal protein S18 produces MSEERAPQQRSSGPRKKRPFQRRKVCRFCADKQITIDYKDPRTLRYFITERGKIIPRRISGNCSKHQREITEAVKRARNLALLPLAGTHVMP; encoded by the coding sequence ATGAGCGAAGAGAGAGCACCACAACAGAGAAGTTCCGGCCCGCGCAAGAAGCGGCCGTTTCAGCGTCGCAAGGTATGCCGGTTCTGCGCAGACAAGCAGATCACCATCGATTACAAGGACCCCCGCACCCTCCGCTACTTCATCACCGAACGGGGCAAGATCATCCCGCGCCGGATCTCCGGTAACTGCTCCAAGCATCAGCGCGAGATCACCGAGGCAGTGAAGCGGGCACGCAACCTCGCCCTGCTGCCGCTGGCCGGCACGCACGTCATGCCCTAG
- a CDS encoding TRAP transporter small permease subunit yields the protein MDRLISYCSRFFMVVGGSALLLLVLLATGNVALRLFHIPFAGTYEIVSFLGALVTAGALAHTQRRKDHIMVDILTDRFPPLIKRLLDAVSDGLAALLFGIASWQVYRWGENLRMSGELSETLQLKYYPFVYGVSAGFALLTLVLVIQMCGAILRKAEGEE from the coding sequence ATGGACCGACTGATCAGCTATTGTTCCCGCTTCTTCATGGTTGTCGGCGGCAGCGCCCTGCTGCTGCTGGTGCTGCTCGCCACCGGCAATGTGGCGCTCCGCCTTTTCCACATCCCCTTTGCCGGGACCTACGAGATCGTCTCCTTTCTCGGGGCGCTGGTGACGGCCGGCGCCCTTGCCCACACCCAGCGGCGAAAGGACCATATCATGGTGGATATCCTGACCGACCGGTTCCCGCCGTTGATCAAGCGGCTCCTCGACGCTGTGAGCGACGGCCTGGCGGCTCTCCTCTTCGGCATCGCCTCGTGGCAGGTCTACCGGTGGGGGGAAAACCTGCGCATGAGCGGCGAGTTGTCGGAAACCCTGCAGCTTAAGTACTATCCCTTTGTCTACGGGGTTAGCGCGGGTTTTGCCCTGCTGACCCTGGTGCTGGTCATCCAGATGTGCGGGGCCATCCTGCGCAAAGCGGAAGGTGAGGAATGA
- a CDS encoding indolepyruvate oxidoreductase subunit beta, giving the protein MKSQQLIISGVGGQGILFVTRLLAETAIAQGLPVLTSETHGMAQRGGIVISHLKIGPFTSPLVRPGRADGLLSLKSETVPLHRHFLRPGGWIAANALPIQIVETEHPVATVDADTAALSLGNPQAVNLIVLGRALAEPGRLFCTAAEVEETIRRKLAARPSLLEGALTALRAGLTSTTETRRHGERHNP; this is encoded by the coding sequence GTGAAGAGCCAGCAACTGATCATCAGCGGCGTTGGCGGTCAGGGTATCCTGTTCGTCACCCGCCTTCTGGCCGAGACGGCCATTGCCCAGGGCTTGCCGGTCCTGACCTCGGAGACCCACGGCATGGCCCAGCGCGGCGGGATCGTCATCTCCCACCTCAAGATCGGTCCGTTCACAAGCCCGTTGGTCAGGCCGGGCCGGGCTGACGGCCTCCTCTCGCTCAAGTCCGAGACGGTTCCCCTGCACCGGCATTTCCTGCGGCCCGGCGGATGGATCGCGGCAAATGCCCTGCCGATCCAGATCGTGGAGACCGAGCATCCGGTGGCAACGGTGGATGCTGATACCGCGGCGCTCTCCCTGGGCAACCCCCAGGCGGTGAACCTGATCGTGCTGGGCCGCGCCCTGGCAGAGCCGGGACGACTGTTCTGCACGGCAGCGGAGGTCGAGGAGACGATCCGCCGCAAGCTGGCCGCAAGGCCCTCTCTGCTGGAAGGGGCGCTGACCGCCCTTCGGGCCGGATTAACATCCACCACTGAGACACGGAGACACGGAGAACGACACAATCCTTGA
- a CDS encoding chemotaxis protein CheX has product MSSISFEEIMFTIMSATQDTFKSYLNMEIFAGKVEKKVEPLDSDVVGIVGIAGDRVGYIIFTAEKGTALLVAKELLMMDEPDEESIRDSVGELTNNIAGVFKSKYHEQYGHVALGLPLVVSGKIRPLSEPPEPAAEAPSMNVQCKGVTIPFRSLDGTISFRVMVYMG; this is encoded by the coding sequence GTGAGTTCGATCAGTTTTGAAGAGATCATGTTCACCATCATGTCCGCTACCCAGGACACCTTCAAAAGCTACCTGAACATGGAGATCTTTGCCGGCAAGGTGGAGAAGAAGGTGGAGCCTCTGGACTCGGACGTTGTCGGCATCGTCGGCATCGCCGGGGACCGGGTCGGCTATATCATCTTTACCGCCGAGAAGGGGACCGCGCTGCTGGTCGCCAAGGAGCTCCTGATGATGGACGAGCCGGATGAGGAGTCGATCCGCGACTCCGTCGGCGAGCTCACCAACAACATCGCCGGGGTCTTCAAGTCCAAGTATCACGAGCAGTACGGGCATGTTGCCCTGGGGCTGCCGCTGGTGGTATCCGGCAAGATCAGGCCGCTCAGCGAGCCGCCCGAGCCCGCTGCCGAAGCGCCGAGCATGAACGTGCAGTGCAAGGGCGTCACCATCCCGTTCCGTTCCCTGGACGGGACCATTTCATTCCGCGTCATGGTTTACATGGGGTAA
- a CDS encoding DUF2232 domain-containing protein, producing MTFPGSGVLLDILKGSVATIALFLAYATVPLFGVIGGMFAPLPGILITLRGGRVVGAAIVLVTSVTLTLVGDLSVTALYLVQCATVSLLLPIFLTGRTTSRAIVYTASGSLATMLALGIGFAAIRGVNLDAQVVKWLNASISQTAAIYAKSGLKGEDLEAIQQAMQQGGVFLGRAYPALVVISQLFIVMLNVLALNGFSRRWQLPVAIDDFRQFRNPEQLVWIVIVAGFSLLIDNDIVARGALNLLLVGLFAYFIQGMAVIAHFFDRFSVPALGRYLLYFFLALQPYLAVVVAALGLFDLWGNFRAPRNVTKEP from the coding sequence ATGACTTTTCCCGGTTCGGGAGTCCTGTTGGATATCCTCAAGGGAAGCGTCGCAACGATTGCCCTTTTTCTGGCCTATGCAACCGTGCCGCTGTTCGGAGTGATCGGCGGCATGTTTGCACCCCTTCCCGGCATCCTCATCACCCTGCGGGGTGGGAGGGTCGTCGGTGCCGCCATCGTCCTGGTGACCTCGGTTACCCTGACGCTGGTGGGGGATCTGTCGGTCACGGCCCTCTACCTGGTGCAGTGCGCAACCGTTTCCCTGCTCCTGCCGATTTTCCTGACCGGACGGACCACCTCCAGGGCCATCGTCTATACGGCCTCCGGCAGCCTGGCGACCATGCTCGCCCTGGGTATCGGCTTTGCCGCCATCCGTGGCGTCAACCTGGATGCCCAGGTCGTGAAGTGGCTCAATGCCAGTATCAGCCAGACCGCCGCGATCTATGCCAAGAGCGGGCTCAAGGGTGAAGACCTGGAGGCCATCCAGCAGGCCATGCAGCAGGGTGGCGTGTTCCTGGGCCGTGCCTATCCGGCGCTGGTGGTGATCAGCCAGCTCTTCATCGTCATGCTCAACGTGCTGGCGCTGAACGGATTCAGCCGGCGCTGGCAGCTGCCGGTCGCCATCGACGATTTCCGCCAGTTCCGCAACCCGGAACAGCTGGTCTGGATCGTCATTGTTGCCGGCTTCTCCCTGCTGATCGATAACGACATCGTGGCACGGGGAGCGCTCAATCTCCTGCTGGTGGGGCTGTTTGCCTATTTCATCCAGGGGATGGCGGTGATTGCCCACTTTTTCGACCGTTTCAGCGTCCCGGCGCTGGGACGCTACCTGCTCTACTTTTTCCTGGCGCTGCAGCCCTACCTGGCGGTGGTGGTGGCGGCCCTGGGGCTGTTCGACCTCTGGGGGAATTTCCGTGCCCCCAGGAATGTGACAAAGGAACCGTAA
- a CDS encoding type II toxin-antitoxin system Phd/YefM family antitoxin, producing the protein MNASILDLRYRTSDILAALDNREQITILYHGKPKGTIIPLDDSTAGKVCDHEFFNMYARDTEPVEDVMARLRGGRHDL; encoded by the coding sequence ATGAACGCTTCTATTCTCGATCTGCGTTACAGGACAAGTGATATTCTGGCCGCCCTGGACAACCGGGAGCAGATCACCATTCTTTACCACGGCAAGCCGAAGGGGACCATCATTCCGTTGGATGATTCCACCGCAGGCAAGGTTTGCGATCACGAGTTCTTCAACATGTACGCCAGGGACACCGAGCCGGTGGAAGACGTTATGGCGCGTCTGCGCGGCGGCCGTCATGATCTTTGA
- a CDS encoding flavodoxin family protein, with protein sequence MKVVAFNGSARRDGNTSLLIRHVFSALEGEGITTELVQLAGKPLRGCTACYRCFATKDCRCALVDDDMNSHIAKMAEADGIIIGSPTYFAGVTSETKALIDRCGMVGRANGDLYRRKAGAAVVAVRRGGAIHAFDTINHFFTIGQMIIPGSSYWNIGIGREVGQVESDEEGVRTMQVLGQNMAWLLKRICT encoded by the coding sequence ATGAAGGTAGTCGCATTCAATGGAAGCGCTCGCAGGGACGGCAACACCTCGCTCCTGATCAGGCATGTTTTTAGCGCCCTGGAAGGGGAAGGGATCACCACCGAGCTGGTCCAACTGGCCGGCAAGCCGCTTCGGGGTTGCACCGCCTGCTATCGCTGCTTTGCCACCAAGGACTGCCGCTGCGCCCTGGTCGACGACGATATGAACAGCCACATCGCCAAGATGGCCGAAGCGGACGGGATCATCATCGGTTCCCCCACCTACTTTGCCGGGGTCACGTCCGAGACCAAGGCGCTCATCGACCGCTGCGGCATGGTCGGCCGGGCCAACGGCGACCTCTACCGGCGCAAGGCCGGCGCGGCCGTCGTCGCCGTCCGCCGGGGCGGGGCGATTCACGCCTTCGACACCATCAACCACTTCTTCACCATCGGCCAGATGATCATTCCCGGTTCCAGCTACTGGAACATCGGCATCGGCCGTGAGGTCGGCCAGGTCGAATCCGACGAGGAAGGGGTCAGGACCATGCAGGTCCTGGGGCAGAACATGGCCTGGTTGCTCAAACGGATCTGCACGTAA